ACCAGCGCGTACTCTAGCGTCGTGATCAAACATCATGGCCTTTGCTCTCGCTGGAGTAATATTCTTTGGCAGAAGCTCATTATAGTATTCCCAAAGGCTCTTATCGCTTCTCCACTTATTCAACCAATTCCTTCCATAAGCAACATGGCTAATTTCATCTTCATAGACAATATTCATAATTTTTTCGGACTCATGGTCTTCAAAGTCTTTAAAAATATTTTCATAGAATTTTGCAAAATCTAAGTTAGCAGCTTCAAACGTTAGGGATACAAGTGCGAAGAATCCATCTAATTGATCAACTTCACTAAATTTCTTCCAGAAGAAATCATTAAGAGCAACTCCTCCAAATTCAAGACCTAGAGCTTCCATACGTTTCTTATAAAGAAGAAAATGCTTTTGCTCATCAGCGATAGTTGCAATTAATCCTCTCTTCGCCTTCAAGTCCATTTCATTACGAGTAGGTAGGCAAAGAATTGCAGCGGCCATCATTTCGATGGCCAAAAGTTCATGATTTGCAAAGAAGTGGAGAGCTGTTGCTCTTCTCTCTGGAACATGAAGAGATCTTGGCTTTGGAAATTTAATCTGAACATCAGAAAAAGCAATAAGCTTATCTCTTCCTGGATATAGTGGTTTCTCCACAATATTAAAAGAATTGTAGCTCGTAATCACTTTGGGATTTAGGAGCTTATCTTCTAAATGAGGAGAAAAGAGAAGAGTTCTAGCATACTCATCAATATTCATTGCTTATTTCTTCTTCCCGCTAAACTTTCTCTTCTTTTTGAAAGTCGCTTTTCCGCCACTATTTTTTCCAGCAGGAGCTCCTCTTTTAAAGGCCGCTGCTTTAGAGTTTCTACCACCTGGAGAGCGAGGTCCTCTACGACTAAATTTTCTCTGTTGAAAGCAATCTTCACAGATAGCAAATTTATGTTTCTCAGTAAGCTTTGTTCCACAGCTTGAGCACGTAGGAACAATTTTTTCCGAGAGTAGAACATTTAGTCTATCAACTGCTCCGCCTTTGTTTTCAAGAAGCTCAGCTTCATTAAAGAGAAAATTCTTATTATCAAAATGCCTTGCAAGCCATTGATAGAGCTCTACACACTTAATAGAAGTTTCAAGATAGTCGATGTCACTTGATTTAAAATCAATCGGCTCATTGAGAATGTTTTGAGATTTTACATAGTGAGATAAAATCCACATATAATATTGAACATGCTCTAATAATCCTTGATTAACCGGAGCACAAGCAAATCCAAATATTTCAGATGTCGTTAAAATATTTTCAGTATCAGTATCTTCAACCATCTCAGCAAGTTCAATCATTTCCTTAAGCTGAACGCAGAAGAATGGTTTCTTAAAATCCATCGTATGAAATAAGCGTAAGAACTCAGAAAGCTTAAGACCTGGAAGATTATTATCATCTAAGGCATTATTCACTTTATTAAAAATATCTAAGTCAGGTCCAACCATGCATTGAGTAGACTGAGCTAAATTTGCAGTAAGCGCATCGTTTATTTCTTTAATACCATTTTCTACTTTTGTTAGTGTTGTTACAAAGCCAGTAGGAAAACGCTTAAATCTTCCCGCACGACCAGCAATTTGCTTGATCTCACTTTGAGAGATTATAAATTCATGACCATCAATAAACTTAGACAGTGTTGAGAAAACAATTCTTCTAATTGGAAGATTCATCCCCATCGAAATTGCATCTGTTGAAACAATAATATCCGTCTCGCCCTCATCAAATTTACGAGCTTGCTCACGCCTTACTTCAGGACTTAATCGTCCGTAAACAATTGAGACTTTAAACCCAACTTTTTCTAGGTCTCTTTTAAAGCGAAGAGCATTTCTCCTCGAAAAAACAATAAGAGCATCATTCTTCTCAAGCTGACCAACAACGATTGGCTTAGGCTCAACATTTAGCTCCGTCATTCTGGTGTATTCTTTAACAATTAATTCATCACCACATAAGTCAGCAACTTCTTTTACCATTTCATAAGCTGATGGGTCCCCACAAACATGAATCTCTGGAGAATAGACATTCACTAGCGCCCTAGTCCACGCCCAGCCTCTTTGCTTATCCGTAATCATTTGAATTTCATCAATTACACAGCAATCGAAAATTTCACCAAAGCGTGCCATTTCAATTGTTGAAGAAAAATGAGTCGCACCTTCGTTTTCAATAACTTCTTCACCTGTAAGTAGAGTTGTTTTGGCACCTTTTTCATTTAAAGTATCGTAGAGCTCTCCTGCAAGTAATCTAAGAGGAGCGAGGTAGCAACCCGTCTTTGCCTTACTTAGCGCTTCAACAGCGTGATAAGTCTTACCTGAGTTAGTTGGACCCATATGATAAATAATTTTTCTCTTAATTTCTCTAGCATTAGAATGAATCCAGAACTCTCCAAGATAATCATTTAGGATTTTAGAGGAAACATCTTTCTTTTTTAGAACAACAATCGCTCTGACAAATTTTCTAAATTCTCTTTGAAGATATTTCTTTCCCTTCCACAGATTAGATCCTAATTGAGAGAAGAATTTCTCATACTCATGATCTTCAATTAAATCTTCTGAGAACTCGTTATTATTTAACCAGTCACGAAGGTGGGGAATAATATTTCTCGCATGATCTTTGGCGAGATCACTTGGGTAGTCAAATTTATCACTTAGATTATTTTTGATTTGAGATTCTAACCTATTTAAAGACGATCTCTTTAACTTATTTCTCGCCTTAAATAGAGACTTATCTAATTCTTTTTGTAAATTATTATAAAGCTCACCTATTTCTTCAATTGGTAAATTAAGAGAACTTTCAATTTTTTCAAAAGCTTTCTGAATATTTTCTTGGCAAGATTCAAAGATAAACTCTCGCAGCCTTGTTCTATAATTTGCAATACAACTTAAGCACTGGCAATCAAGATCGGAAACTTTAAGAGACAAGCTAAAGCTTTCTAAAATTTTCGTTTGAGACTTAACATGATTACTCTTAACCTTTTGCATCCATTCAAAGAATGCTTTCTGGTGAAGAGACATGATATTTAGACTAATTCCACCATCTTGACCAAAGTAGTATCTCTCTTGCTCTGGAAACATACAATCATCTAAGAAGATTAGGTCTAGAACATTATCTCTTTGAATAAAATCATAGAATGTTGTGTACTCTTTTCCAAAAAGTGGGATTAGTGATGGAAACTCTGAAAAGAATGTGTGGAGAGATATTTGAACTTCTTTTATGAAGTCTAGAATTATTTCTGCATCTTCAACTGAACGAACATAATCGTCGTCATCACTAAAGCTATTAATTTTTAAGATTGTTTTTCTTTCTGTCTCTAATAGGTTTTTTACTTCATCAAAATCTACTAAAGAAGGAACCTCAGATTGGGCCACGTATACTCCATATAAAATGTGTTGTGGCCCATCATAACTTACAGTATTAAATCAGTCTAACGATCAAGCTCTACTGCATAAGAAAGAGCAAGTTTAGCAAACTTTACTGCGTGAAGTGAACCACCTCTTGATTGTTCTATTGTATCACGAGCAGTATGAATATTGTGATTCATATCATTTTTCTTTGACTCAAAAGGCATTGAAGCTGGATAACCTTCTCCATGCCATGATGCGTGATCCGAACAACCGTACCCACATCTATCGTATCCCCAACCAACCTCAGGAAGATACTTATCTAGGAGCGTTCCGATAAATTCATTTTGTTGCTGATTAGTGTAATCAGTCATCATAACGATATCTAGATCTGACCCTTTAAAGTTTGTCATATCTAGTTGAAGAACACCTATAATATTTGCATTTTTTTGCTTCATGCTTTTAGCAATCGCCTTTGATCCAAGAAGTCCAACTTCCTCTGCTGCATAACCCATGAACTTTATCGTCTTCGTTGGCTTATAAGCTGAACCTGCAAGAACTCTAATTACTTCTGTTATAGTTGCAATACCTGAAGCATTATCATCTGCCCCAGGAGCCCTAGCTGTTGCTCTTCCCCAGAAACCTGCGATTGAATCTGCATGTCCACCAATAATGATCGTTTCATCAGATGATCCATCTATTGTTAAAATAACAGATGGCTGATCCCAACTAGAGTGCTCATAAAGCTCGACTCTCGCATCATTTCTATGCGCCACTAAACTTGCCCAACGATCCTTAATCCAATGAACAGCATCAACACCTGATTGTGATTTATAGTAACGATTCTTATAGCTAGATAATTTAGTAATTACCTCAGTTATATTCTTCTCACTTACTTGAGCAATTAGGTCTCTAACAGTCTCTTCTTCTGTAATTGAGTAATCTGCAAATGGAGCAGATTTAGCGAAATTTCTAACCTCTGTCGCATTTAAACTCTCAAGAGCTTCTTCAATGCTATCATGAACCATGAATCCACCACATCTATGGAATTTATCATGCATTTCATGACTTAATTCAGCAATAGCGTCTTCATCAATTTCTAAGAGTGAAATCCCTTCAACAGTTTTGATTGTCATAGATTTTTGTGCAAATGACTTATTAGTAAAGTTCACTGCATCGTTATCAATTGTAATTAATTTCTTACTTGGAGCAGCATTCACCGATGCGCTTAAGAGTAAAGAAAGTGAAATCCATTTCAACGAATTCTTCATTGTATATTCTCCTAATTAAAAATCTTCCTGATCTTTTTAATTATTGTAAAGCAGACTTTATTTAAATACTGCAAATAAGTTCTTACAAAATAAAACTTTATGGCGATAGGCATATATGTAAGAATAAATACAACTACTTAAGTTAATAGAAATGGAGACTTTTCGTGATAAATACTTGGTTAACTGAAACCTTTAAAATTAAATATCCTATCATTATGGCGCCTATGTTCCTCGTTTCAAATAATGAAATGCTTATTGAGGCTTCTAAATGTGGAATCATGGGCTGTATTCCAGCTTTAAACTGGAGAAGTCCAGAGGAGTTTGAAGAAGGTATAAAAGAATTAAAGGAAAAGTGCACAGGACCATTTGGCATAAATCTAATTGTAAATAAGTCCAATGTTCATCTAAAGAAGCAAATAGAAATTTGTGAAAAATATATTCCAGACTTCATTATCACTTCTCTTGGAAGTCCCGAGGAAGTTATCAAGCGCTGTGGCTCAAAAGGAACAAAAATCATTTGCGATATTGTAGATCTAGAATATGCAAAGAAAGTTGAGTCTCTTGGAGCTGATGCTGTCATTGCCGTCAATTCAGGGGCAGGAGGACACGCTGGGCCAACACCAACTTCTATCCTAATTCCTCTATTAAAAGAAAATTGTTCTATACCAGTGATAAGTGCCGGGGGAATTGGAACTGGCTCTGCATTATTTTCAACACTAGCACTTGGAGCGGAAGGCGCCTCAATTGGTTCTCCCTTTATTGCTTCTAACGAAAGTGGAGTGACAGAAGACTATAAGAAAGCTGCTGTTAAATTTGGTGCAAAGGACATTGTTCTAACTTCGCGTGTTTCAGGAACACCTTGTACTGTTATCAATACTCCTTATGTTCAAAAAATTGGTACGGAACAAAACTTTGTAGAATCATACCTAAATAAGAATAAGAAATTAAAGAAGTACGCCAAGATGCTTACCTACTACAAGGGAATGAAGGCCATAGAAAAAGCCGCTTTCTCGGCGACCTATAAAACGGTCTGGTGTGCGGGACCTTCCATTGAATTTTCAAATAAGATTGAGCCAGTGAAAGAAATTGTGGACAGATTAATATCTCAGTACGAAACTTCAGTGAAAGAGTTTCAAGCAAAGATCGCCCAGAAGTAGGAAGAGTAATGGCAGCAACGTTTATACTTAGAAAAGAATATAAGAGCTCAGAAAGAAGAACGCCTCTCACTCCAAGTGATGCAAAGAAGTTAATCGATCAAGGACACGTCGTAAAAGTTGAAGCTTGTCCCGATAGAATTTTTAAGAATAAAGATTATATCGATGTTGGTTGTAAACTTATTCCAGAAAATAGCTGGCCCGATGAAGATAGAGATTCATTTATTCTAGGTTTAAAAGAATTACCAATTGATGACTTTCCTCTCATTCATAGACATATCTACTTTGCTCATATTTATAAAGGGCAACATGGGGCTAAAGAAGTTTTAAAGAGATATAAGGACGGTGGTGGAAAACACTTTGATCTTGAATACCTTGTAGGACCTGATTCTAGAAGAGTCGCCGCTTTTGGAAAGTGGGCCGGATTTATAGGGGCTGCGATTAGTCTTGATAGGTTCTATCAAAAGCAAACTGGCCATCCATACCCCGCTCTTACTTCTTTTGAAAATGTTGAAGAACTCTTTCAACAAATATCTGAAAATAAGAAGAAAAGCTCTATTCATCCAAATGCTCTAATCATTGGTGCTCTAGGAAGATGTGGAAATGGAGCAAAAGAAGTCTT
The sequence above is a segment of the Halobacteriovorax sp. JY17 genome. Coding sequences within it:
- a CDS encoding DUF455 family protein, yielding MNIDEYARTLLFSPHLEDKLLNPKVITSYNSFNIVEKPLYPGRDKLIAFSDVQIKFPKPRSLHVPERRATALHFFANHELLAIEMMAAAILCLPTRNEMDLKAKRGLIATIADEQKHFLLYKKRMEALGLEFGGVALNDFFWKKFSEVDQLDGFFALVSLTFEAANLDFAKFYENIFKDFEDHESEKIMNIVYEDEISHVAYGRNWLNKWRSDKSLWEYYNELLPKNITPARAKAMMFDHDARVRAGLDQEFIDGVKNYSDDFVVTNRREWKK
- a CDS encoding helicase-related protein; the encoded protein is MAQSEVPSLVDFDEVKNLLETERKTILKINSFSDDDDYVRSVEDAEIILDFIKEVQISLHTFFSEFPSLIPLFGKEYTTFYDFIQRDNVLDLIFLDDCMFPEQERYYFGQDGGISLNIMSLHQKAFFEWMQKVKSNHVKSQTKILESFSLSLKVSDLDCQCLSCIANYRTRLREFIFESCQENIQKAFEKIESSLNLPIEEIGELYNNLQKELDKSLFKARNKLKRSSLNRLESQIKNNLSDKFDYPSDLAKDHARNIIPHLRDWLNNNEFSEDLIEDHEYEKFFSQLGSNLWKGKKYLQREFRKFVRAIVVLKKKDVSSKILNDYLGEFWIHSNAREIKRKIIYHMGPTNSGKTYHAVEALSKAKTGCYLAPLRLLAGELYDTLNEKGAKTTLLTGEEVIENEGATHFSSTIEMARFGEIFDCCVIDEIQMITDKQRGWAWTRALVNVYSPEIHVCGDPSAYEMVKEVADLCGDELIVKEYTRMTELNVEPKPIVVGQLEKNDALIVFSRRNALRFKRDLEKVGFKVSIVYGRLSPEVRREQARKFDEGETDIIVSTDAISMGMNLPIRRIVFSTLSKFIDGHEFIISQSEIKQIAGRAGRFKRFPTGFVTTLTKVENGIKEINDALTANLAQSTQCMVGPDLDIFNKVNNALDDNNLPGLKLSEFLRLFHTMDFKKPFFCVQLKEMIELAEMVEDTDTENILTTSEIFGFACAPVNQGLLEHVQYYMWILSHYVKSQNILNEPIDFKSSDIDYLETSIKCVELYQWLARHFDNKNFLFNEAELLENKGGAVDRLNVLLSEKIVPTCSSCGTKLTEKHKFAICEDCFQQRKFSRRGPRSPGGRNSKAAAFKRGAPAGKNSGGKATFKKKRKFSGKKK
- a CDS encoding M20/M25/M40 family metallo-hydrolase — protein: MKNSLKWISLSLLLSASVNAAPSKKLITIDNDAVNFTNKSFAQKSMTIKTVEGISLLEIDEDAIAELSHEMHDKFHRCGGFMVHDSIEEALESLNATEVRNFAKSAPFADYSITEEETVRDLIAQVSEKNITEVITKLSSYKNRYYKSQSGVDAVHWIKDRWASLVAHRNDARVELYEHSSWDQPSVILTIDGSSDETIIIGGHADSIAGFWGRATARAPGADDNASGIATITEVIRVLAGSAYKPTKTIKFMGYAAEEVGLLGSKAIAKSMKQKNANIIGVLQLDMTNFKGSDLDIVMMTDYTNQQQNEFIGTLLDKYLPEVGWGYDRCGYGCSDHASWHGEGYPASMPFESKKNDMNHNIHTARDTIEQSRGGSLHAVKFAKLALSYAVELDR
- a CDS encoding nitronate monooxygenase, which encodes MNTWLTETFKIKYPIIMAPMFLVSNNEMLIEASKCGIMGCIPALNWRSPEEFEEGIKELKEKCTGPFGINLIVNKSNVHLKKQIEICEKYIPDFIITSLGSPEEVIKRCGSKGTKIICDIVDLEYAKKVESLGADAVIAVNSGAGGHAGPTPTSILIPLLKENCSIPVISAGGIGTGSALFSTLALGAEGASIGSPFIASNESGVTEDYKKAAVKFGAKDIVLTSRVSGTPCTVINTPYVQKIGTEQNFVESYLNKNKKLKKYAKMLTYYKGMKAIEKAAFSATYKTVWCAGPSIEFSNKIEPVKEIVDRLISQYETSVKEFQAKIAQK
- a CDS encoding saccharopine dehydrogenase, which encodes MAATFILRKEYKSSERRTPLTPSDAKKLIDQGHVVKVEACPDRIFKNKDYIDVGCKLIPENSWPDEDRDSFILGLKELPIDDFPLIHRHIYFAHIYKGQHGAKEVLKRYKDGGGKHFDLEYLVGPDSRRVAAFGKWAGFIGAAISLDRFYQKQTGHPYPALTSFENVEELFQQISENKKKSSIHPNALIIGALGRCGNGAKEVFDKFEVETTLWDYEETKKGGPFPEIRVHDIFINCVLMTKKIPPFVTREMLERKKKLSIIGDVSCDPTSDLNPIPIYDHITSWEKPFLNTCELELLAVDNLPSILPKESSTDFSSQLISHLLNLSTTGEKDFVWNSSLDIFKKHSQ